In Gimesia benthica, a single window of DNA contains:
- a CDS encoding beta strand repeat-containing protein, producing the protein MQSGSFDDLTVEQNLFQFTGDGNALVVGGGGSFERMHIVGNHFAGTTGGIFQNGGTINDAVVEQNEFTGGVGMNMGDAGNIQIRENLFDGNFYTGFQVGTIDGEIVGNTFQNIEAYPGFFGQAFELWGGQYGTTVSANVTIENNVIHYNDVAGAAEPTHGIRLRTPDGGSGIDASTIHINNNAFLDGGVRGDAKAIRHFGDQTTAVDASGNWWGTTSESSIAALMEDADGGTPLMVDFTSFLDNGTDTDGVTAGFQGDFSTLNVTALGGQTGPVGRIQEAVEKVTPGGTINIKSGTYAGNVDATATGVDKSVTLAPGNSPGQVIINGDFILNADDTLDIEVNGATAGSGFDQFVVSGTVDLGGAALNLIDGYDPVDGDVFTLIQNDGASSVTGTFAGLPEGFEFIDFLGSGLSAYLTYVGGDGDDVVIHMVDSTPEVDLPTNGTDDEYTIEIDGGSVVITEVGSGNIISSIPLASLNGPLVINGEDNQDDTLTIDMTGIDHTTPLQIEFNGGVGGFDTVELINGSLTSMEYFFVNNSDGSIQLNGSGIDFITYTGLEPISSTINATDVTLNYGGTSETITVTDAGGGQTTVNSSAGEITTFNNPTGTLTINAGGGDDIVNVNSLDPAFAANIIINGEGNDDTVNLAAALTLGSGNTTINAEDVNVNGAVTTTGAVDINAGDTIVFALAGSIAAGASSIDLDAVNNVELGQVATSGDVTVTSTAGAINDANVGAINITATNAILTAGIGAGAGDALETAVSNLEANIGAGLELENTGTLQIGGIGPVIGLTVGGASVITSTDTMTVAENISATGGALELENTGGNFILNPGVTISNNAANQIDIDSAGAVTMADGSQITHSSIGLIDIDAVTNIALSSIFTLLEVQLTTTTGSITDNTAAEGTLISAGSVALRAATGIGGTGAADIDLILNTLAANTTSGDVYLSEPSQTTVTTVNGLSGITAGGNIDLNIGGTLDINQKIEATGAASTINLAADGDINVTNNVITNGGAIDLLADNDLTLGASSLVDTTSSAAVTLTANADGLGGGDFTQNEGSLVDAHGGLIDVDASGNALIADLQSAGGLFRSDPRRGPSRIIRWLKHR; encoded by the coding sequence TTGCAATCCGGTTCGTTTGATGATTTGACAGTCGAACAAAACCTATTTCAGTTCACGGGAGACGGAAATGCGCTGGTGGTCGGCGGAGGCGGTTCTTTCGAGAGAATGCACATTGTCGGAAACCACTTCGCTGGAACGACGGGGGGAATCTTCCAAAACGGTGGCACGATCAATGACGCTGTCGTCGAACAGAACGAGTTTACAGGCGGCGTCGGGATGAACATGGGCGATGCTGGTAATATTCAGATCCGAGAAAACCTTTTCGATGGGAATTTCTACACTGGTTTTCAGGTTGGAACAATTGATGGTGAAATCGTCGGCAACACATTTCAGAACATCGAAGCCTACCCTGGTTTCTTTGGGCAGGCATTCGAGCTCTGGGGAGGACAGTACGGCACGACTGTTTCAGCGAATGTGACAATCGAGAATAACGTGATCCACTACAATGATGTTGCCGGTGCTGCCGAGCCGACTCACGGGATCCGATTACGTACCCCCGATGGAGGATCGGGGATCGATGCATCCACAATTCACATCAACAACAACGCATTTCTCGATGGCGGCGTTCGCGGCGATGCCAAAGCGATTCGACATTTCGGTGACCAGACAACCGCTGTCGATGCGTCGGGAAACTGGTGGGGAACCACCAGCGAAAGTAGTATTGCAGCGTTAATGGAAGACGCAGATGGCGGCACACCACTCATGGTCGACTTCACATCGTTCCTCGACAACGGCACCGATACCGATGGCGTTACCGCAGGTTTTCAGGGCGATTTCTCCACGCTGAATGTGACTGCCTTAGGAGGTCAGACCGGTCCTGTCGGACGCATCCAGGAAGCTGTTGAGAAAGTTACTCCCGGCGGAACGATCAATATCAAAAGCGGCACCTATGCCGGAAATGTTGATGCGACTGCAACTGGTGTCGATAAATCTGTCACGCTGGCTCCTGGCAACAGCCCCGGCCAGGTCATTATCAACGGCGATTTTATTCTCAACGCCGATGACACACTCGACATCGAAGTCAATGGAGCAACCGCCGGATCTGGTTTTGATCAGTTCGTCGTGAGTGGGACCGTTGATCTCGGTGGCGCCGCTTTGAACCTGATCGACGGATATGATCCCGTCGATGGTGACGTATTCACGTTGATCCAGAACGATGGAGCCAGCTCTGTTACAGGTACATTCGCAGGACTCCCCGAAGGTTTTGAGTTCATCGACTTCCTGGGCAGTGGGCTGAGTGCCTATCTGACCTACGTCGGTGGTGACGGAGACGATGTTGTCATTCACATGGTCGATTCCACACCGGAAGTCGACCTGCCGACGAATGGTACTGACGATGAATATACGATCGAAATCGATGGCGGGAGCGTGGTCATTACCGAAGTCGGTTCCGGTAATATCATTTCTTCCATACCTCTGGCTTCACTGAATGGCCCCCTGGTGATCAACGGTGAAGACAATCAGGACGATACCCTGACGATCGACATGACCGGCATTGATCACACCACGCCGCTGCAAATCGAATTCAACGGTGGGGTCGGCGGATTTGATACTGTGGAACTGATCAATGGCAGCCTGACCTCAATGGAATACTTCTTTGTCAATAACAGCGACGGTAGTATTCAGCTCAATGGCTCGGGAATCGATTTCATTACATATACCGGCCTGGAGCCAATCTCGTCTACGATTAACGCAACTGACGTGACACTCAACTACGGCGGCACCAGCGAAACCATCACGGTGACCGACGCAGGGGGAGGTCAGACCACGGTTAACTCATCTGCCGGGGAAATCACGACCTTCAATAACCCCACAGGAACTCTGACGATTAACGCCGGCGGCGGTGATGATATCGTCAACGTCAACTCGCTGGACCCTGCCTTTGCTGCCAATATTATTATCAACGGTGAAGGCAACGACGATACCGTCAATCTGGCGGCAGCACTGACTCTGGGCAGTGGTAATACCACCATCAATGCCGAAGACGTCAATGTGAATGGTGCGGTCACCACAACCGGTGCTGTCGACATCAATGCCGGTGATACCATCGTCTTCGCGCTGGCGGGCAGTATTGCTGCAGGGGCCAGTAGCATCGACCTTGATGCTGTGAATAATGTTGAACTGGGGCAGGTTGCTACCAGCGGCGATGTGACCGTCACCTCGACAGCAGGGGCAATCAATGATGCGAATGTTGGTGCAATTAACATTACCGCGACCAATGCCATATTGACGGCCGGCATCGGAGCCGGTGCGGGTGATGCTCTGGAAACGGCTGTTTCGAACCTGGAAGCGAATATTGGTGCTGGTCTGGAATTAGAAAATACCGGCACACTGCAGATCGGTGGCATCGGCCCCGTGATCGGCTTGACAGTCGGCGGGGCTTCCGTCATTACCTCGACCGATACGATGACGGTGGCAGAAAATATCTCTGCCACAGGCGGCGCGCTGGAACTGGAAAACACCGGCGGGAACTTTATCCTGAATCCAGGTGTGACCATTTCCAACAATGCGGCTAATCAGATTGACATCGATTCCGCTGGCGCCGTGACCATGGCGGACGGAAGTCAGATCACCCACAGCAGCATCGGTCTGATTGATATCGACGCGGTGACCAATATTGCTCTGTCATCGATCTTCACCTTACTGGAAGTCCAGCTGACAACGACCACCGGCAGTATTACCGATAATACTGCTGCGGAAGGCACACTCATCAGTGCCGGTAGTGTTGCCTTGCGAGCTGCAACGGGGATCGGGGGCACTGGTGCTGCAGACATTGATTTGATTCTCAACACCCTGGCTGCCAATACGACCAGCGGTGATGTCTATCTGTCTGAACCCTCTCAAACCACGGTCACTACTGTGAATGGCCTGTCGGGGATTACAGCCGGCGGTAACATTGATCTGAATATTGGTGGCACCCTGGACATCAACCAGAAGATTGAAGCTACGGGAGCTGCATCCACGATTAACCTGGCCGCTGACGGTGACATCAATGTTACCAACAATGTGATCACCAATGGCGGCGCGATCGACCTGTTGGCCGATAATGATCTGACACTGGGAGCCTCTTCGCTGGTCGATACGACATCTTCCGCTGCGGTAACCCTGACGGCAAACGCAGATGGTCTAGGTGGCGGTGACTTCACACAAAATGAAGGTTCTCTTGTCGATGCTCATGGAGGGTTAATCGACGTGGACGCAAGTGGGAATGCCTTGATTGCTGATCTGCAGAGCGCGGGGGGATTGTTCAGATCCGATCCACGCAGGGGGCCATCCAGGATAATACGCTGGCTGAAGCACCGCTGA
- a CDS encoding right-handed parallel beta-helix repeat-containing protein — MLLTNWLTTLTSRIKKRPTFRSRDRRAIRRRWQTATQNQITTAEVLEDRTLLTTFFVDDDYTSGSDFSGTDTDPGTGGDQNAVWNVTAFATIQDAVNAAAASGDTIQVAAGTYSGLISLNKSVDLLGANAGVDPNGMARAAESIIDHDGFYAIQPTADDITIDGFSFEGNGGRVIDSYAGADNLTIANNIFNNTNIPGGKVASSCNPVRLMI; from the coding sequence ATGCTGCTTACCAATTGGCTTACCACTTTGACCTCACGCATCAAAAAACGCCCCACTTTCCGCTCGCGTGACCGCCGTGCAATTCGACGTCGCTGGCAGACCGCCACTCAAAACCAGATTACCACAGCTGAAGTTCTGGAAGACCGCACGCTGTTGACGACATTCTTTGTCGATGATGACTACACCTCTGGATCAGATTTCAGCGGGACCGACACCGACCCCGGCACAGGTGGAGACCAGAACGCCGTATGGAATGTGACAGCATTCGCGACGATTCAAGATGCAGTCAACGCTGCAGCCGCCAGTGGGGACACGATTCAAGTCGCCGCGGGTACCTATAGCGGGCTGATCTCATTAAACAAGTCGGTCGATTTGCTCGGAGCTAATGCAGGTGTCGACCCGAATGGCATGGCCCGAGCAGCCGAAAGTATCATCGACCATGATGGTTTTTATGCGATTCAGCCGACTGCCGACGATATCACGATTGACGGTTTTTCCTTCGAAGGAAACGGCGGACGTGTGATCGATAGCTACGCAGGTGCGGATAACCTGACCATTGCCAACAACATTTTCAACAACACAAATATTCCGGGGGGCAAGGTGGCATCCAGTTGCAATCCGGTTCGTTTGATGATTTGA
- a CDS encoding tetratricopeptide repeat protein — MIMARTAEEKGQFVKAEQTYRVMLQRNPKNVTALHRMGIVSSKMGKHDMATRHLMEAVKIQPDNSKLLTDLGYALYLQNDLPAAEIALEEAIKRDGSSKRSFNNLSLVLGHQGRMDEAYQVARTVLSAEEAHANIGYICLQRGMLEDASRHYSQALEINPELDSVKEAIVQIAELQKKQMEQAEPQPEVMVAETAPAAETVEAVVTETAAAPESEFRVITDSDVDVINSEMIPASETPVAQISAVQELPIQGFEPPLNISNDDYIPSDDGAFFETVESAESVTNVRSAE; from the coding sequence ATGATAATGGCAAGAACGGCCGAGGAAAAAGGCCAGTTTGTCAAAGCAGAACAGACATATCGTGTCATGTTGCAGCGGAATCCTAAGAATGTAACCGCTTTGCACCGCATGGGCATTGTCAGCTCCAAAATGGGTAAGCACGACATGGCAACCCGTCATCTGATGGAAGCTGTAAAGATCCAGCCGGATAATTCCAAGCTGCTGACCGATCTGGGTTACGCCCTGTATCTGCAGAACGATCTGCCCGCTGCAGAAATCGCACTGGAAGAAGCGATCAAGCGTGATGGCAGTTCCAAGCGGTCATTCAATAACCTGAGCCTGGTTCTGGGGCATCAGGGACGGATGGATGAAGCCTACCAGGTTGCCCGGACTGTTCTGAGTGCAGAAGAAGCCCATGCCAATATTGGCTATATCTGCCTGCAGCGGGGAATGCTGGAAGACGCTTCACGGCACTATAGTCAGGCTCTGGAAATCAATCCTGAACTGGACTCTGTCAAAGAAGCGATTGTGCAGATCGCAGAACTGCAGAAAAAGCAGATGGAGCAGGCCGAACCACAGCCTGAGGTCATGGTGGCTGAGACAGCACCTGCAGCTGAAACTGTGGAAGCTGTCGTAACTGAAACCGCAGCTGCTCCCGAATCTGAGTTCCGGGTGATTACGGATTCCGACGTCGATGTCATCAATTCTGAGATGATCCCGGCCAGCGAAACTCCAGTTGCCCAGATTTCTGCTGTGCAGGAACTGCCGATTCAGGGATTTGAGCCTCCGCTCAACATCAGCAATGATGATTACATTCCCTCCGACGACGGGGCTTTCTTCGAAACTGTCGAAAGTGCTGAATCGGTAACAAACGTACGCAGTGCTGAGTAA
- a CDS encoding M90 family metallopeptidase, translating to MLLTWWRNRRRRKILASPMPEHWKTFLDQHVSQLSRLSPEQRELHYQRVQIFIQEKYWEGCNGFEITEEVQLLIAGQACLLTVGFASDCFDRLATVLVYPDTYVAKETMVNSIGVMTEGTSFRLGEAWNQGPIVLSWANVLEGAEIPDDGENVVFHEFAHYYDAIDREMNGTPPLNSEEAYQHWGEVMTREYDDLVDQLRHGHSRFINPYAATNPAEFFAVCSEHFFEQPLQMQEYSPELYETMKLFYRQDPAAADRG from the coding sequence ATGTTACTGACGTGGTGGCGTAATCGTCGTCGTCGCAAGATTCTGGCCTCACCGATGCCTGAGCACTGGAAAACCTTTCTGGATCAGCATGTGTCGCAGTTGTCTCGACTTTCTCCCGAACAGCGAGAGCTGCACTATCAGCGTGTGCAGATTTTTATCCAGGAGAAGTACTGGGAGGGCTGCAACGGCTTCGAGATTACTGAAGAAGTGCAGTTACTGATTGCAGGCCAGGCCTGTCTGTTGACGGTTGGTTTTGCCAGCGACTGTTTTGATCGACTGGCGACAGTGCTGGTGTACCCTGATACCTATGTCGCGAAAGAGACAATGGTGAATTCAATTGGTGTCATGACGGAAGGCACTTCTTTCCGGCTGGGAGAAGCCTGGAATCAGGGGCCGATTGTTCTGTCCTGGGCGAACGTGCTTGAAGGGGCTGAGATCCCTGATGACGGCGAAAACGTCGTCTTTCATGAATTCGCCCACTACTATGATGCAATCGATCGTGAAATGAATGGCACCCCTCCTTTAAACAGTGAAGAAGCATACCAGCACTGGGGCGAGGTGATGACGCGGGAATATGACGACCTGGTGGATCAACTCAGGCACGGACATTCCCGCTTCATAAATCCCTACGCGGCCACCAATCCGGCCGAATTTTTTGCGGTCTGCTCCGAACACTTCTTTGAGCAACCCCTTCAGATGCAAGAGTACTCACCAGAATTATATGAAACGATGAAACTGTTCTATCGACAGGATCCCGCAGCCGCCGACCGTGGCTGA
- a CDS encoding arylsulfatase produces MQTIARLLLITAALCFLSSAPVRSFAAAPEKPNIIFIMADDLGYGDLGCYGQQKIQTPRIDQMAADGMKFTQMYAGSTVCAPSRCVLMTGRHMGHTRVRGNTWVKENQSLKDKDFTVAELLKKAGYTTALTGKWGIGEEGTAGVPNKQGFDFFYGYLNQHNAHNYYPEFLWKNDRKVALRNVVDPSTISKGPTGKDRLGGVATKKVDYSHDLILEEALGFIDRSAQNPFFLYVALTIPHANNEAGRKVGDGQEVPDYGIYNEKDWTKQNKGQAAMITRMDTGVGQILDRLKALNIDQNTLVIFTSDNGHHREGGNDPEFFDANGPLRGMKRDLYEGGVRVPFIAYWPGTTPAGSVSDHIGYFGDLMATAADLADVPCPEGLDSVSIAPTLEGKPDQQKEHDFLYWEFYERGGKQAVRYGEWKAVRMPIFKGKTQLFNLEEDLGEGTDLAAKHPELVKKLEAMMDSAHSSDPLWKPSGKPARKQPAPGDGKQRF; encoded by the coding sequence ATGCAAACAATCGCTCGCCTGTTACTCATCACTGCTGCACTCTGCTTTCTGAGTTCCGCGCCGGTCCGTTCTTTCGCGGCCGCCCCTGAAAAGCCAAACATCATCTTCATTATGGCCGATGATCTGGGCTACGGCGATCTGGGCTGCTACGGACAGCAGAAGATCCAGACGCCCCGCATCGACCAGATGGCAGCTGACGGGATGAAGTTCACCCAAATGTATGCCGGAAGTACCGTGTGTGCCCCTTCGCGTTGTGTTCTGATGACCGGTCGGCACATGGGACACACCCGTGTGCGTGGCAATACCTGGGTCAAGGAAAACCAGTCGCTGAAGGACAAGGACTTCACAGTCGCCGAACTGCTGAAAAAAGCAGGTTACACGACGGCTCTGACGGGGAAATGGGGCATCGGTGAGGAAGGCACAGCGGGAGTTCCCAACAAGCAGGGCTTTGACTTTTTCTATGGCTATCTGAACCAGCACAACGCCCACAACTACTATCCCGAGTTCCTCTGGAAGAATGACAGGAAAGTCGCCCTGCGAAACGTCGTTGATCCGAGCACCATTTCCAAAGGCCCGACCGGCAAAGACCGACTGGGCGGCGTGGCCACGAAAAAAGTGGACTATTCCCACGACCTGATCCTGGAGGAAGCCCTGGGATTCATCGACCGCAGCGCACAAAACCCCTTCTTTCTCTACGTCGCACTCACGATCCCGCATGCTAATAATGAAGCGGGCAGAAAAGTCGGCGATGGTCAGGAAGTCCCCGACTATGGCATCTATAACGAGAAAGACTGGACCAAACAGAACAAAGGTCAGGCAGCCATGATCACCCGCATGGACACGGGTGTGGGTCAGATCTTGGATCGACTGAAGGCATTGAATATCGACCAGAATACGCTGGTCATCTTCACCTCTGATAACGGTCACCACCGCGAGGGGGGCAATGATCCGGAATTCTTCGACGCCAACGGACCGCTCCGCGGCATGAAACGTGATCTGTATGAGGGGGGAGTTCGGGTGCCATTCATCGCTTACTGGCCCGGTACGACGCCCGCAGGCAGCGTTTCAGACCACATCGGCTACTTCGGCGACCTGATGGCCACCGCGGCCGACCTGGCCGACGTCCCCTGCCCTGAGGGCCTGGACAGCGTGAGTATTGCCCCCACCCTGGAAGGCAAACCTGACCAACAGAAAGAACACGACTTCCTGTACTGGGAATTCTACGAACGGGGTGGTAAGCAGGCAGTCCGCTACGGCGAATGGAAAGCCGTTCGCATGCCCATCTTCAAAGGCAAAACTCAACTGTTCAACCTCGAAGAAGACCTGGGCGAAGGCACTGATCTGGCTGCCAAACACCCGGAACTCGTCAAGAAGCTGGAAGCCATGATGGATTCAGCTCATAGCTCTGATCCACTTTGGAAACCGAGTGGCAAACCAGCCAGGAAGCAACCAGCCCCCGGCGACGGCAAGCAGCGGTTCTAA
- a CDS encoding TadE/TadG family type IV pilus assembly protein, whose translation MVLELILTAPAFLIIMLAIVEFSLVYTAIEQTAYASRTAAKIASETNSGSLDTLVSSGDLKSRVDRYLQVGGLPLGSCRVILQYNVLTGGVVEDDRDPDPAVAGCDCGPPSSTLPSVTGASATDSVRTTVCVKLDGNIPDFLSGLGFSIQDYVVEESTTYIYEL comes from the coding sequence GTGGTATTGGAGCTTATCCTGACAGCACCAGCGTTCTTGATCATCATGCTGGCAATTGTTGAATTTTCGCTCGTTTACACGGCAATTGAACAAACGGCATACGCCAGTCGTACTGCAGCGAAAATTGCTTCTGAAACGAATTCTGGTTCCCTGGATACCTTGGTCAGTTCCGGCGATTTGAAGAGCCGCGTTGACAGATATTTGCAGGTCGGGGGACTTCCACTTGGAAGCTGCCGCGTGATACTTCAATATAATGTCTTGACTGGGGGAGTGGTTGAAGATGACAGGGATCCGGATCCGGCAGTGGCAGGCTGCGATTGTGGACCTCCTAGTTCGACATTACCTTCGGTAACAGGAGCGTCTGCTACTGATTCAGTGCGTACGACAGTCTGTGTCAAGCTGGATGGCAATATCCCTGATTTTCTCTCTGGTCTGGGGTTTTCTATTCAGGATTATGTGGTGGAAGAATCCACCACGTACATTTACGAACTTTGA
- a CDS encoding TadE/TadG family type IV pilus assembly protein yields MIRKRPPALTRAQSKRFAGSCVHTQRSGSVLLEFILAFPIILMLSLAIIEFGFYVILQQSITAAAIEGSRKAAQVGATTGDIGNLIQEYMAINSLTLDVSASPAAPNQGDVFVAIQFGSGTGIGTLTSTIGNSSIPCSPVGPEPYDGSSPPPRSEMKVTVCVNLTDTNGTAPIPDLLSYFGFSLSGKQLEISAMTELE; encoded by the coding sequence ATGATTCGCAAAAGGCCTCCAGCTCTGACCAGAGCCCAGTCAAAACGATTTGCAGGATCGTGTGTTCACACACAGCGTTCTGGTTCCGTTCTGCTGGAATTCATTCTGGCCTTCCCGATAATATTGATGCTATCGCTGGCGATCATAGAATTCGGTTTTTATGTGATCCTGCAACAATCTATCACAGCAGCTGCAATTGAGGGTTCCCGGAAAGCAGCTCAGGTGGGGGCTACTACTGGGGATATTGGCAACCTGATTCAGGAATATATGGCCATCAATTCATTGACACTCGATGTGTCAGCAAGCCCTGCCGCCCCCAATCAAGGAGATGTATTTGTAGCTATACAATTTGGAAGTGGGACTGGAATTGGTACGCTTACGTCGACGATAGGCAATTCGTCTATTCCCTGTTCTCCGGTCGGTCCAGAACCATATGATGGCTCATCGCCACCGCCGCGTAGCGAAATGAAGGTGACTGTCTGCGTCAATCTAACCGATACGAATGGCACAGCCCCCATCCCTGACCTTTTGTCCTACTTCGGCTTTTCGCTTTCGGGAAAACAACTTGAAATCAGCGCGATGACCGAACTAGAGTAG
- a CDS encoding AsmA family protein, whose amino-acid sequence MVVRKTFQWCLLILISLVITGGSYGYYLWMRSDDMIKAGILEKIENHVPGLMIDIDRAQFDFRRRVRIEGCRIQTVNHQDTIIDLPEVVVTLNQEKMARHQLIDVQKIVLNRPQLVLVRMADGTWNWEGLPEPIKSDNPLPELIIERGSLSLKFEHGPQNVPTVITLQNLDLRLIPSGASRYEIEGHTSIPQAGKLEIAGYWDLDSKLGSVSGKWSQLEFGPDLVRLATGISPELESRLKKAFPSLQLQPNQSTGMYDLGISAQMDIQFSLSRLRREEAPQFQVLTHLREGKFKHPLLPFPLRNIVGKVLIDNESLQVQNLQAHNGETSFALGETITSASDFRRRGFL is encoded by the coding sequence ATGGTTGTTCGTAAAACCTTTCAATGGTGTCTGCTGATCCTGATCTCGCTGGTAATTACCGGCGGGAGCTACGGGTACTATCTGTGGATGCGCAGTGACGACATGATCAAAGCCGGGATCCTCGAGAAAATCGAGAACCACGTGCCGGGACTGATGATTGATATCGACCGGGCTCAGTTTGATTTTCGTCGACGGGTGCGGATCGAAGGTTGCCGGATACAGACGGTTAATCATCAGGATACGATCATTGACCTGCCCGAAGTGGTCGTGACCTTGAACCAGGAAAAAATGGCCCGGCATCAACTGATTGATGTGCAGAAGATTGTGCTCAATCGTCCGCAGCTGGTACTGGTGCGTATGGCGGACGGGACCTGGAACTGGGAAGGCCTGCCGGAACCGATCAAGAGTGACAACCCGCTGCCCGAGTTGATCATTGAGCGGGGAAGTCTGTCACTCAAGTTTGAACACGGGCCACAGAATGTTCCCACAGTCATCACATTGCAGAACCTGGACCTGCGTCTGATTCCTTCCGGCGCGAGCCGCTATGAAATCGAGGGCCATACTTCGATTCCCCAGGCGGGGAAACTGGAGATTGCCGGTTACTGGGATCTGGATTCGAAACTGGGTTCGGTCTCCGGAAAGTGGAGTCAGCTGGAATTTGGTCCAGACCTGGTAAGGTTGGCGACCGGGATTTCTCCAGAGCTGGAATCACGACTGAAGAAAGCTTTTCCGTCATTGCAGCTGCAGCCCAATCAGTCGACGGGGATGTACGATCTGGGAATCAGCGCGCAGATGGATATCCAGTTCAGCCTGTCCCGTTTGCGCAGAGAAGAGGCGCCGCAGTTTCAGGTGCTCACGCATTTGCGCGAGGGCAAATTCAAGCATCCGCTGCTCCCGTTTCCTTTACGTAATATTGTGGGTAAAGTCCTGATTGATAACGAGAGTCTGCAGGTTCAGAATTTACAGGCTCACAACGGAGAAACCAGCTTTGCCCTCGGGGAGACTATTACTTCCGCAAGCGATTTTCGCAGGCGGGGGTTCCTTTGA
- a CDS encoding ArnT family glycosyltransferase: protein MIEGDADGYWRLAQTIVHGEEYSIYTPPRRVLRMPGFPLVLAGAMSVAGEDHFRVRLFLALTGVVACYLVYLLGKELTNETTGLIAAGLTAVSPVMAGFSVLFLSETVFAVTMLFSLWVLVKLGNVKWGDHDRLQGCLWSALAGVSLAAAFYVRPGWLLTLPIIVALMIWRAKGQRARALERAAILILGFTVMLVPWVYRNYQVTGHFVLTSLWSGPSLYDGLNPQATGDSDMTFFDRDRVMLKMSEYEMNRYYTQQAVEYARQHPGHVIQLMGAKLLRYWKPWPNASQFRSWWMMAAVSVVFLPVLLLAGYGIWISRQQGLLLLITLGPILYFSLIHMVFVSSLRYRLPAEYSLYILSAIGVTALVGDRLNKEKIKS, encoded by the coding sequence GTGATCGAAGGGGATGCAGACGGTTACTGGAGACTGGCACAAACGATCGTGCATGGCGAGGAGTATTCGATTTATACCCCTCCGCGACGTGTACTGCGGATGCCCGGGTTTCCGCTGGTTCTGGCCGGTGCGATGTCTGTCGCAGGCGAAGATCATTTTCGCGTGCGGTTGTTCCTGGCGCTGACCGGAGTGGTTGCCTGTTATCTCGTTTATTTACTGGGAAAAGAACTCACCAATGAAACAACAGGACTCATCGCCGCCGGGCTGACAGCAGTCTCTCCGGTCATGGCCGGGTTCAGTGTTTTGTTTTTAAGCGAAACGGTCTTCGCAGTTACGATGCTGTTTTCGCTGTGGGTACTGGTCAAATTAGGAAACGTGAAATGGGGAGACCATGATCGTTTGCAGGGCTGTCTCTGGTCTGCGCTGGCGGGAGTTTCCCTGGCAGCGGCTTTTTATGTCCGACCAGGCTGGCTGTTAACTCTGCCGATCATCGTGGCCCTGATGATCTGGAGAGCGAAAGGGCAACGGGCCCGTGCCCTGGAACGGGCCGCCATATTGATACTGGGTTTTACTGTGATGCTGGTGCCCTGGGTGTACCGTAACTATCAGGTCACGGGACACTTTGTGCTGACATCACTCTGGTCGGGACCCAGCCTGTACGATGGTTTAAATCCACAGGCGACCGGTGACAGTGATATGACTTTTTTCGATCGAGATCGAGTGATGCTGAAAATGAGTGAGTACGAAATGAATCGGTACTACACACAACAGGCAGTGGAATATGCGCGTCAGCATCCCGGTCATGTGATTCAACTGATGGGAGCCAAGCTGCTGCGTTACTGGAAACCGTGGCCCAACGCATCACAGTTTCGTTCATGGTGGATGATGGCTGCTGTCTCAGTGGTCTTTCTGCCGGTGTTACTGCTGGCTGGCTACGGTATCTGGATATCGCGCCAGCAGGGGCTGTTGTTACTGATAACGTTAGGACCGATTCTGTATTTTTCTCTGATTCACATGGTGTTTGTCAGTTCGCTGCGGTATCGGCTGCCGGCGGAATACAGTCTGTATATCCTGTCTGCCATCGGGGTGACAGCCCTGGTTGGGGACAGATTAAACAAGGAGAAAATCAAATCATGA